Proteins from one Camelina sativa cultivar DH55 chromosome 8, Cs, whole genome shotgun sequence genomic window:
- the LOC104705540 gene encoding FT-interacting protein 1, producing the protein MQKPGQNIEFALKETSPKIGAGAVTGDKLSCTYDLVEQMHYLYVRVMKAKELPGKDVTGSCDPYVEVKLGNYKGMTKHFEKKSNPEWKQVFAFSKERIQASILEVVVKDKDVVLDDFVGRIMFDLNEIPKRVPPDSPLAPQWYRLEDRHGRKVKGELMLAVWMGTQADEAFSDAWHSDAATVGPEGVTHIRSKVYLSPKLWYVRVNVIEAQDLIPHDKTKFPEVYVKAMLGNQTLRTRISQTKTLNPMWNEDLMFVVAEPFEEPLILAVEDRIAPNKDETLGRCAIPLQNVQRRLDHRPLNSRWFNLEKHIMVDGEKKEIKFASRIHLRIFLEGGYHVLDESTHYSSDLRPTAKQLWKPSIGLLEVGIISAHGLMPMKTKDGKGTTDAYCVAKYGQKWIRTRTIVDSFTPKWNEQYTWEVFDTCTVITFGAFDNGHIPGGSGKDMRIGKVRIRLSTLEADRIYTHSYPLLVFHPSGIKKTGEIQLAVRFTCLSVINMLHMYSQPLLPKMHYIHPLSVLQLDSLRHQAMNIVSARLNRAEPPLRKEIVEYMLDVDSHMWSMRRSKANFFRIMNVLSGLIAVGKWFDQICNWRNPITTILIHVLFIILVLYPELILPTVFLYLFLIGIWNFRWRPRHPPHMDTRLSHADAVHPDELDEEFDTFPTSRSSEIVRMRYDRLRSIGGRVQTVIGDLATQGERFLSLLSWRDPRATTLFVLFCLIAAIVLYVTPFQVVALLAGIYVLRHPRFRHKLPSVPLNLFRRLPARSDSLL; encoded by the exons ATGCAGAAACCTGGGCAAAATATAGAATTTGCACTGAAGGAGACTTCACCAAAGATTGGTGCAGGAGCTGTGACAGGTGATAAACTCTCCTGCACTTATGATTTGGTTGAGCAGATGCATTACCTTTACGTCCGGGTCATGAAGGCGAAGGAACTACCGGGGAAAGATGTGACTGGTAGTTGCGATCCTTATGTGGAAGTGAAGCTGGGAAACTACAAAGGAATGACTAAGCATTTTGAGAAGAAGTCGAACCCAGAGTGGAAGCAAGTGTTTGCTTTTTCAAAGGAGAGGATCCAAGCATCAATCTTGGAGGTTGTAGTGAAAGACAAAGATGTGGTGTTGGATGATTTTGTTGGTAGAATCATGTTTGATCTTAATGAGATTCCTAAGCGAGTTCCCCCTGATAGTCCACTGGCTCCTCAGTGGTATAGGTTGGAGGATCGACATGGGCGTAAGGTTAAGGGAGAGCTTATGTTAGCTGTTTGGATGGGGACACAAGCCGATGAAGCTTTTTCTGATGCTTGGCACTCAGATGCAGCCACAGTTGGACCTGAGGGTGTGACACATATCCGGTCAAAGGTTTATCTTTCGCCAAAGCTTTGGTATGTGAGAGTCAATGTGATCGAGGCTCAAGATTTGATACCTCATGATAAAACCAAGTTCCCTGAG GTTTACGTAAAAGCAATGCTCGGAAACCAGACTCTGAGGACGCGTATTTCTCAGACCAAAACATTGAACCCGATGTGGAATGAAGATCTGATGTTTGTCGTTGCTGAGCCTTTTGAGGAGCCGTTAATCCTCGCGGTGGAAGATAGGATTGCACCAAACAAAGATGAAACGTTAGGCCGGTGCGCAATCCCGTTGCAGAATGTCCAGAGGAGGTTAGACCATAGGCCGCTTAACTCAAGGTGGTTCAACCTGGAGAAACATATTATGGTGGAcggagagaaaaaagagatcaAATTCGCAAGCAGGATTCATCTAAGAATCTTTCTTGAAGGCGGATACCATGTTCTTGATGAATCAACTCACTACAGCAGTGACCTAAGGCCAACTGCAAAACAGCTATGGAAACCAAGCATTGGACTGCTTGAAGTAGGGATCATAAGTGCGCACGGACTAATGCCAATGAAGACAAAAGACGGGAAGGGAACAACAGATGCATATTGTGTGGCTAAATACGGGCAGAAATGGATCAGAACAAGAACAATTGTCGATAGTTTCACGCCTAAATGGAACGAGCAGTACACATGGGAAGTGTTTGATACCTGCACAGTCATAACTTTTGGAGCATTCGACAACGGACACATTCCAGGAGGAAGCGGAAAAGATATGAGAATCGGGAAAGTGAGAATCCGTCTCTCGACCCTCGAAGCTGACCGTATCTACACACACTCATATCCGCTGCTCGTCTTTCATCCTTCCGGGATCAAGAAAACTGGTGAAATACAGTTAGCAGTGCGGTTCACTTGCCTATCTGTCATCAACATGCTTCATATGTATTCTCAGCCATTACTACCCAAAATGCATTATATCCACCCGTTATCGGTTCTCCAGCTGGACAGCCTGAGACACCAGGCGATGAACATTGTCTCAGCGAGGCTGAACCGCGCAGAGCCACCTCTTCGCAAAGAGATTGTAGAGTACATGCTCGATGTTGACTCACACATGTGGAGCATGAGGAGGAGCAAAGCTAACTTCTTCAGAATCATGAATGTTCTGAGTGGTCTCATTGCTGTTGGAAAATGGTTCGATCAAATCTGCAACTGGAGAAACCCAATCACCACAATTCTCATTCATGTTCTGTTCATTATCTTAGTTCTCTACCCGGAACTCATCCTCCCAACTGTTTTCTTGTACCTCTTCTTGATTGGAATCTGGAACTTCCGATGGAGACCAAGACACCCTCCACACATGGACACACGGTTGTCCCATGCAGACGCTGTCCATCCTGACGAGCTTGATGAAGAGTTTGATACTTTCCCGACTTCCCGCTCCTCTGAGATTGTGCGGATGCGATACGACCGGCTCAGAAGCATAGGAGGACGTGTTCAGACCGTGATAGGCGATCTAGCGACACAGGGAGAGCGGTTTTTATCGCTGCTGAGCTGGCGAGACCCGAGGGCAACCACATTGTTTGTGCTCTTCTGTCTCATAGCTGCTATTGTGTTGTATGTTACACCATTTCAGGTTGTTGCACTTCTTGCTGGGATCTATGTGCTGAGGCATCCAAGGTTCAGGCACAAGCTACCGTCTGTGCCGCTCAATCTCTTCAGGAGGCTACCTGCAAGATCTGACAGTCTATTATAG
- the LOC104705541 gene encoding cell differentiation protein RCD1 homolog, translating to MANPPVISLKSVASSSGASSSSTSDRKLFSAEQLILNLSNLELRENALHELSKKRENFHELAPLLWHSVGTIPALLQEIISVYPVLSPPTMTPAQSNRVCNALALLQCVASHADTRMLFLKAHLPLYLYAFLNTSSKSRPFEYLRLTSLGVIGALVKVDDSEVIRFLLQTEIVPLCLRTMENGSELSKTVATFIVQKVLLDEVGLEYMCTTAERFFALGRVLGNMVASLAEGPSPRLLKHIVRCYLRLTDNPRACDALGSCLPDLLRDANFSRCLYDDPPAGQWLEKLLQNINIGGRAPQGLAHMFVN from the exons ATGGCTAATCCACCAGTGATCTCCTTAAAATCTGTCGCTTCCTCCtcaggagcttcttcttcttccaccagtGATCGCAAGCTTTTTTCGGCGGAGCAGTTGATTCTCAATCTCAGTAATCTCGAACTCCGCGAAAATGCTCTTCACGAATTGTCCAAG AAGAGAGAGAACTTTCATGAGTTGGCTCCGCTCTTGTGGCATTCTGTTGGTACCATTCCTGCTCTTCTACAG GAGATTATCTCAGTTTACCCTGTCCTATCTCCTCCAACCATGACTCCTGCTCAATCTAACAGGGTCTGCAATGCACTTGCGCTTCTTCAG TGTGTTGCTTCTCATGCCGATACGAGGATGTTGTTCCTGAAAG CCCATCTGCCATTGTACCTGTATGCTTTCTTGAATACATCAAGCAAGTCAAGACCGTTTGAGTACCTGCGGCTCACTAGCTTGGGAGTTATTGGTGCACTTGTTAAG GTTGATGATTCTGAAGTGATcagatttcttcttcaaactgAAATTGTCCCATTGTGCCTCCGGACAATGGAAAATGGCAGCGAGTTGTCAAAGACT GTTGCTACTTTCATTGTTCAGAAAGTTTTGCTGGACGAGGTTGGTCTTGAATACATGTGCACCACCGCGGAGAGATTCTTTGCTCTGGGTCGAGTTTTGGGAAATATGGTTGCTTCACTTGCAGAAGGACCGTCTCCTAGGTTGCTAAAGCACATCGTACGCTGCTATCTCCGCTTGACAGATAACCCCAG AGCCTGCGATGCGCTTGGAAGTTGCCTTCCAGATCTTCTGAGAGATGCTAACTTCAGCCGTTGTCTCTAT GATGATCCACCTGCAGGGCAATGGCTGGAGAAACTACTTCAGAACATTAACATTGGCGGTAGAGCACCTCAAGGGTTGGCTCATATGTTTGTGAATTAA
- the LOC104705543 gene encoding CLAVATA3/ESR (CLE)-related protein 40, which yields MAAMKYIIVIILLLSSTLLAHSSSTRSFFWLGETQDMKATKKEKEIDGGTANEVEERQVPTGSDPLHHNHIPFTP from the exons atggCGGCGATGAAATACATAATAGtcatcatccttcttctttcGTCAACACTACTTGCTCACTCTTCTTCTACGAGAT CTTTCTTCTGGTTAGGAGAAACACAAGATATGAAAGCCACGAAAAAG GAGAAGGAGATAGATGGAGGAACAGCTAATGAAGTTGAAGAAAGACAAGTTCCCACCGGATCCGACCCTCTCCATCATAACCACATTCCTTTTACTCCATAG
- the LOC104705544 gene encoding callose synthase 3 — protein sequence MSASRGGGPDQGPSQPQQRRIVRTQTAGNLGESFDSEVVPSSLVEIAPILRVANEVESSNPRVAYLCRFYAFEKAHRLDPTSGGRGVRQFKTALLQRLEREHDPTLMGRVKKSDAREMQSFYQHYYKKYIQALHNAADKADRAQLTKAYQTANVLFEVLKAVNLTQSIEVDREILEAQDKVAEKTQLYVPYNILPLDPDSTNQAIMRYPEIQAAVLALRNTRGLPWPEGHKKKKDEDMLDWLLEMFGFQKDNVANQREHLILLLANVHIRQFPKPDQQPKLDDQALTEVMKKLFKNYKKWCKYLGRKSSLWLPTIQQEMQQRKLLYMALYLLIWGEAANLRFMPECLCYIYHHMAFELYGMLAGNVSPMTGENVKPAYGGEEDAFLRKVVTPIYEVIQMEAQRSKKGKSKHSQWRNYDDINEYFWSVDCFRLGWPMRADADFFCLPVAVLNTEIDGDNSKPTVAKDRWVGKVNFVEIRSFWHVFRSFDRMWSFYILCLQAMIIMAWDGGDPSSVFGAAVFKKVLSVFITAAIMKLGQAVLDVILNFKAHRSMTLHVKLRYILKVISAAAWVIILPVTYAYSWKDPPAFARTIKSWFGNAMHSPSLFIIAVVFYLSPNLLAGVMFLFPLLRRFLERSNYRIVMLMMWWSQPRLYVGRGMHESAFSLFKYTVFWVLLIATKLAFSYYIEIKPLVAPTHDIMKARVTNFQWHEFFPRAKNNIGVVIALWAPIILVYFMDSQIWYAIFSTIFGGIYGAFRRLGEIRTLGMLRSRFESLPGAFNDRLIPDGTNQQKKKGLRATLSHNFTEDKVPVNKEKEAARFAQLWNTIISSFREEDLINDREMDLLLVPYWADRALDLIQWPPFLLASKIPIALDMAKDSNGKDRELKKRIESDTYMKCAVRECYASFKNIIKYVVQGNREKEVIEIIFKEVDKHMDTGDLIQEYKMSALPSLYDHFVKLIKYLLDNKEEDRDHVVILFQDMLEVVTRDIMMEDYNISSLVDSSHGGTWHGGMIPLEQQYQLFASSGAIKFPIEPVTEAWKEKIKRIYLLLTTKESAMDVPSNLEARRRMSFFSNSLFMDMPMAPKVRNMLSFSVLTPYYTEEVLFSLRDLETPNEDGVSIIFYLQKIFPDEWNNFLERVKCASEEELKESDELEEELRLWASYRGQTLTRTVRGMMYYRKALELQAFLDMAMHEDLMEGYKAVELNSENNSRGERSLWAQCQAVADMKFTYVVSCQQYGIHKRSGDPRAQDILRLMTRYPSLRVAYIDEVEEPVKDQSKKGNQKVYYSVLVKVPKSTDHSSLAQNLDQVIYRIKLPGPAILGEGKPENQNHAIIFSRGEGLQTIDMNQDNYMEEALKMRNLLQEFLTKHDGVRYPSILGLREHIFTGSVSSLAWFMSNQETSFVTIGQRLLANPLRVRFHYGHPDVFDRLFHLTRGGVSKASKVINLSEDIFAGFNSTLREGNVTHHEYIQVGKGRDVGLNQISMFEAKIANGNGEQTLSRDIYRLGHRFDFFRMMSCYFTTVGFYFSTLITVLTVYIFLYGRLYLVLSGLEQGLSTQKGIRDNTPLQIALASQSFVQIGVLMALPMLMEIGLERGFRTALSEFVLMQLQLAPVFFTFSLGTKTHYYGRTLLHGGAKYRSTGRGFVVFHAKFADNYRLYSRSHFVKGLEMMLLLVVYQIFGSAYRGVLAYLLITISMWFMVGTWLFAPFLFNPSGFEWQKIVDDWTDWNKWINNIGGIGVPAEKSWESWWEEEQEHLRHSGKRGIIVEILLALRFFIYQYGLVYHLTITERTKNFLVYGVSWLVIFLILFVMKTVSVGRRKFSASFQLMFRLIKGLIFMTFIAIIVILITLAHMTIQDIIVCILAFMPTGWGMLLIAQACKPVVHRAGFWGSVRTLARGYEIVMGLLLFTPVAFLAWFPFVSEFQTRMLFNQAFSRGLQISRILGGHRKDRSSRNKE from the exons ATGTCTGCCTCGAGAGGAGGAGGTCCTGATCAAGGACCGTCACAGCCTCAGCAGCGGCGGATCGTACGAACTCAGACTGCTGGTAATCTTGGAGAGTCATTCGATAGTGAAGTTGTTCCTTCATCCCTTGTTGAGATTGCCCCCATTCTTCGTGTTGCTAATGAGGTTGAATCTAGTAACCCTAGGGTTGCTTATCTCT GTCGGTTTTATGCTTTTGAGAAAGCTCATAGATTGGATCCCACCTCCGGTGGAAGAGGTGTTCGGCAGTTTAAGACTGCACTTTTACAGCGTCTTGAAAGA GAACATGATCCAACACTGATGGGCAGGGTTAAGAAAAGTGATGCTCGTGAAATGCAAAGCTTTTATCAACATTACTATAAGAAGTACATTCAAGCTTTGCACAATGCCGCAGATAAGGCTGACCG TGCTCAGCTGACAAAGGCATACCAAACTGCCAATGTTTTGTTTGAGGTGCTGAAGGCTGTTAATCTGACACAGTCTATTGAGGTTGACCGGGAG ATTCTGGAAGCTCAAGATAAGGTCGCAGAAAAGACACAGTTGTATGTCCCCTATAACATCCTACCTCTTGATCCTGATAGTACAAATCAAGCGATTATGAGATATCCTGAG ATCCAAGCCGCTGTTCTTGCTCTCCGCAACACTAGAGGTCTTCCATGGCCAGAAGgtcacaagaaaaagaaagatgaagacaTGCTTGATTGGCTTCTAGAAATGTTTGGATTTCAG AAAGACAATGTGGCTAATCAAAGGGAGCATCTGATCTTGTTACTTGCTAATGTACATATAAGACAATTTCCTAAGCCTGATCAGCAGCCAAAG TTAGATGATCAAGCATTGACAGAAGTGATGAAAAAGCTTTTCAAGAACTATAAGAAATGGTGCAAATACCTTGGTCGAAAGAGTAGTCTTTG GTTGCCAACTATACAGCAGGAAATGCAACAGCGCAAGCTATTGTATATGGCCCTGTATCTTCTAATTTGGGGTGAAGCAGCGAACTTGAGATTCATGCCAGAGTGTCTCTGCTACATTTATCATCAT ATGGCATTTGAACTCTATGGTATGCTGGCTGGGAATGTTAGTCCTATGACTGGGGAAAATGTGAAGCCAGCTTATGGAGGTGAGGAAGATGCATTCTTGAGGAAAGTTGTGACTCCAATTTATGAAGTGATTCAGATG GAGgctcaaagaagcaaaaaagggAAGTCTAAGCACTCTCAGTGGAGGAACTACGATGATATAAATGAATacttttg GTCAGTTGATTGTTTTCGGTTAGGTTGGCCAATGCGAGCTGATGCTGATTTCTTTTGCCTGCCTGTTGCTGTACTCAATACAGAAATAGACGGG GATAACAGCAAGCCTACTGTTGCCAAGGATAGATGGGTGGGGAAAGTTAATTTTGTTGAGATTCGTTCCTTCTGGCATGTCTTCAGAAGTTTCGATCGAATGTGGAGCTTCTATATTTTGTGCCTTCAG GCAATGATTATTATGGCTTGGGATGGCGGAGATCCAAGTTCAGTCTTTGGGGCTGCTGTATTCAAGAAAGTTCTGAGCGTGTTTATCACAGCTGCAATAATGAAGCTTGGACAAG CTGTTCTTGATGTGATCCTTAATTTCAAAGCTCATCGAAGCATGACACTACATGTTAAACTACGATACATTCTGAAAGTCATCTCTGCTGCTGCCTGGGTTATTATTCTGCCAGTTACTTACGCCTACAGTTGGAAAGATCCTCCAGCATTTGCAAGAACTATCAAGAGTTGGTTTGGGAATGCCATGCACTCACCTTCACTATTTATAATAGCTGTTGTTTTCTATCTGTCGCCTAATCTGCTCGCGGGTGTAATGTTTCTTTTCCCTCTGCTACGACGGTTTCTCGAGAGGTCCAACTACAGAATTGTAATGCTAATGATGTGGTGGTCTCAG CCTAGACTCTATGTTGGCAGAGGAATGCACGAGAGCGCATTTTCCCTCTTCAA ATATACCGTGTTCTGGGTGTTGCTTATCGCAACAAAGCTGGCATTCAGTTACTATATTGAG ATCAAGCCTTTAGTTGCCCCAACACATGACATTATGAAGGCCCGTGTGACTAATTTTCAGTGGCATGAGTTCTTTCCTCGTG CCAAAAACAATATTGGTGTCGTTATCGCCCTCTGGGCCCCTATTATTCTG GTATATTTTATGGATAGTCAGATTTGGTATGCCATATTTTCCACAATATTTGGAGGTATTTACGGTGCATTCCGCCGCCTTGGAGAG ATTCGTACACTGGGAATGCTTAGATCACGGTTTGAATCACTGCCTGGAGCTTTTAATGACCGCTTAATTCCAGATGGAACGAACcagcaaaagaagaaaggatTAAGGGCAACTTTATCTCATAACTTTACGGAGGATAAG GTACCTGTTAACAAGGAGAAAGAGGCTGCAAGATTTGCACAGTTGTGGAACACAATAATCAGTAGTTTTAGAGAGGAAGATCTTATAAATGATAG GGAGATGGATCTGTTGCTTGTTCCATATTGGGCCGACCGTGCTTTGGATCTCATACAGTGGCCTCCCTTCTTATTGGCTAGCAAG ATACCAATAGCATTGGATATGGCAAAAGACAGTAATGGGAAGGACAGGGAACTCAAGAAGAGGATTGAGAGTGACACTTACATGAAATGTGCTGTCCGTGAGTGCTATGCTTCATTCaagaatatcataaaatatGTGGTTCAGGGAAACCGTGAAAAAGA GGTGATAGAGATCATATTTAAAGAGGTTGACAAACATATGGATACTGGggatttgattcaagaatacAAGATGAGTGCTCTTCCTAGCCTCTATGATCACTTTGTCAAGCTGATAAAATATCTG CTAGACAATAAGGAGGAAGATAGAGATCACGTTGTAATTCTCTTCCAAGACATGCTGGAAGTTGTAACAAGAGACATTATGATGGAGGATTACAATATATCGAG CTTGGTAGATTCGAGTCATGGTGGCACTTGGCATGGGGGAATGATCCCTCTTGAACAACAATATCAGCTCTTTGCATCCTCAGGTGCCATTAAATTTCCTATTGAACCAGTTACAGAAGCTTGGAAAGAGAAG ATCAAACGAATATACCTTCTGTTGACTACTAAAGAGTCTGCTATGGATGTCCCCTCTAACTTAGAAGCAAGAAGACGGATGTCTTTCTTCTCAAATTCATTGTTCATGGACATGCCTATGGCACCTAAAGTTCGCAATATGCTATCATTTTC TGTTTTGACTCCATATTACACGGAAGAGGTCCTCTTCTCCTTGCGTGACCTGGAAACGCCAAATGAAGATGGGGTTTCAATCATATTTTACCTACAGAAGATTTTTCCAg ATGAATGGAACAATTTTCTGGAGCGGGTGAAATGCGCAAGTGAAGAAGAACTTAAGGAGTCAGATGAATTAGAAGAGGAACTTCGTTTATGGGCTTCATATAGGGGTCAGACTCTGACAAGAACTG TAAGAGGAATGATGTATTATCGAAAAGCATTGGAGCTTCAGGCATTCTTAGACATGGCTATGCACGAAG ATTTGATGGAAGGTTACAAGGCTGTAGAACTAAATTCAGAGAACAATTCAAGAGGTGAAAGATCACTCTGGGCACAGTGCCAAGCTGTTGCTGACATGAAATTTACATATGTTGTATCATGTCAACAATATGGTATCCATAAACGATCTGGTGATCCTCGTGCGCAAGATATATTGAGGCTTATGACAAG ATACCCTTCTCTCCGCGTTGCATACATTGATGAGGTGGAAGAACCAGTGAAAGACCAGTCAAAGAAAGGGAACCAGAAAGTGTATTATTCTGTGTTGGTAAAGGTGCCTAAGTCAACTGATCATTCTAGCCTAGCACAGAATTTGGATCAG GTTATCTATAGGATTAAGCTTCCTGGACCTGCTATTCTTGGAGAGGGAAAGCCAGAAAACCAAAATCATGCTATCATTTTTTCTCGTGGAGAAGGTTTACAGACAATTGATATGAATCAG GATAATTACATGGAAGAAGCGTTAAAAATGAGGAATTTGCTCCAAGAATTTCTTACAAAGCATGATGGTGTTCGCTATCCATCCATTCTTGGACTTAGGGAACATATATTTACTGGATC CGTTTCCTCTCTTGCTTGGTTCATGTCAAATCAAGAGACTAGTTTTGTTACCATTGGTCAGAGATTACTGGCAAACCCTTTGAG GGTTCGTTTCCATTATGGTCATCCAGATGTGTTTGATAGACTGTTTCATCTAACAAGAGGTGGTGTTAGCAAAGCATCCAAGGTTATCAACCTCAGTGAAGACATATTTGCAG GGTTCAATTCTACACTTCGTGAAGGAAATGTTACCCATCATGAATACATACAAGTTGGTAAAGGAAGAGATGTCGGTCTAAATCAGATCTCTATGTTTGAGGCCAAGATTGCTAACGGAAATGGAGAGCAGACATTAAGTCGGGATATTTACAGGCTTGGACACCGTTTTGACTTTTTCCGGATGATGTCATGTTACTTCACCACTGTTGGCTTTTACTTCAGCACCCTG ATCACTGTTCTCACTGTCTATATCTTCCTTTATGGACGTCTCTATCTTGTTTTGAGTGGGCTTGAACAAGGTTTAAGTACACAGAAAGGCATCCGAGACAATACACCTTTGCAAATAGCTCTTGCTTCACAGTCATTTGTTCAGATTGGTGTCCTGATGGCTTTACCTATGCTTATGGAAATTGGATTAGAGAGGGGTTTTAGGACTGCCTTGAGTGAATTTGTGCTGATGCAGCTTCAGTTAGCTCCTGTGTTCTTTACGTTTTCTCTTGGGACAAAGACTCACTACTATGGAAGGACGTTACTTCATGGTGGTGCCAAGTACAGGTCCACAGGGAGAGGGTTTGTCGTCTTTCACGCTAAATTTGCTGATAATTACAGACTCTATTCCCGGAGCCATTTTGTAAAAGGGCTTGAGATGATGCTGCTGCTCGTTGTGTATCAAATTTTCGGAAGTGCTTACAGAGGCGTCCTTGCATATCTTTTGATTACCATATCTATGTGGTTCATGGTCGGGACTTGGCTTTTTGCTCCTTTCCTATTCAATCCTTCTGGTTTTGAATGGCAAAAAATTGTTGATGATTGGACTGATTGGAATAAATGGATAAACAACATTGGGGGTATTGGTGTTCCGGCAGAAAAAAGTTGGGAATCGTGGTGGGAGGAAGAGCAAGAACATCTCCGACACTCTGGAAAGCGTGGTATAATTGTTGAGATTTTGTTGGCCCTGCGCTTCTTTATCTATCAATATGGGCTTGTCTATCATCTCACGATTACAGAGAGGACTAAAAACTTTCTG GTTTATGGAGTATCATGGCTGGTGATTTTCTTGATACTGTTTGTGATGAAG ACTGTTTCGGTTGGAAGGCGAAAATTTAGTGCGAGTTTTCAGCTGATGTTCCGGTTGATAAAGGGGCTAATATTCATGACATTTATCGCAATTATTGTGATATTGATCACACTGGCTCACATGACGATACAAGACATAATTGTGTGTATCCTTGCCTTTATGCCCACAGGTTGGGGGATGCTCTTG ATTGCGCAAGCGTGTAAGCCGGTGGTTCATAGAGCAGGATTCTGGGGATCAGTGAGGACACTGGCTCGTGGTTACGAGATAGTAATGGGACTGTTGCTGTTCACGCCAGTGGCGTTCTTGGCATGGTTTCCATTTGTGTCGGAGTTCCAAACGCGTATGCTCTTTAATCAAGCTTTCAGTAGAGGTCTTCAGATCTCTCGTATCCTTGGAGGACACAGGAAAGACCGCTCTTCTCGAAACAAGGAATGA